One region of Chrysiogenia bacterium genomic DNA includes:
- a CDS encoding HEAT repeat domain-containing protein gives MRPLLCVMLACSLLAGCGARSDSPSGNYDPFENAAAMSTSDIAFLIDNADPSIRARAAYFLGEREADAAQVVPLLMVALRDKNVEVRRAAAASL, from the coding sequence GTGCGTCCGTTGTTGTGCGTGATGCTTGCGTGCTCGCTGCTGGCCGGCTGCGGCGCGCGCAGCGATTCGCCAAGCGGCAACTACGACCCCTTCGAGAATGCCGCGGCGATGAGCACTTCCGACATCGCCTTCCTCATCGACAATGCCGATCCCTCGATCCGCGCCCGCGCCGCGTATTTCCTCGGCGAGCGCGAGGCCGATGCCGCGCAGGTGGTGCCGCTTCTCATGGTGGCGCTACGCGACAAGAACGTGGAGGTCCGCCGCGCCGCGGCCGCTTCGCT